A window of the Cannabis sativa cultivar Pink pepper isolate KNU-18-1 chromosome X, ASM2916894v1, whole genome shotgun sequence genome harbors these coding sequences:
- the LOC115704166 gene encoding squalene monooxygenase SE2 has product MVFDQYLLGGVIALLAGFMFLYNYSYRGKKIMSSTKAKSMELYSNGFVKTSSNGAVSPSGIPKEGTDVIIVGAGVAGAALAYTLAKDGRRVHVIERDLNEPDRIVGELLQPGGYLKLIELGLEDCVKEIDAQRVFGYALYKDGKSTKLSYPLEKFHSDVAGRSFHNGRFIQRMREKASSLSNVRLEQGTVTSLLEEKGTIKGVQYRNKAGQELTSHAPLTIVCDGCFSNLRRSLCKPQVDIPSCFVGLVLENCDLPYANHGHVILADPSPILFYPISSTEIRCLVDVPGQKVPSVANGEMATYLKSAVAPQIPPELNASFIAAIDKGNIRTMTNRSMPASPYPTPGALLMGDAFNMRHPLTGGGMTVALSDIVVLRNLLRPLHDLHDSSALCKYLESFYTLRKPVASTINTLAGALYKVFCASPDPARKEMREACFDYLSLGGICTNGPVALLSGLNPCPLSLVLHFFAVAVFGVGRLLIPFPSPRRMWIGARLISGASGIIFPIIKAEGVRQMFFPVTVPAYYRVPPVQ; this is encoded by the exons ATGGTTTTTGATCAGTATTTGCTTGGTGGAGTCATAGCTTTATTGGCGGGGTTCATGTTCTTGTATAATTACAGTTACAGGGGAAAGAAGATCATGAGTAGTACCAAAGCCAAATCAATGGAGTTATATAGTAATGGGTTTGTTAAGACATCATCAAACGGTGCCGTTTCTCCTTCTGGTATCCCAAAAGAAGGTACAGATGTCATCATCGTTGGAGCTGGAGTTGCCGGTGCAGCTCTTGCATACACCCTTGCCAAG GATGGAAGAAGAGTTCATGTGATTGAAAGGGACTTGAATGAGCCAGATAGAATTGTTGGTGAGCTACTTCAACCAGGAGGGTATCTAAAATTGATCGAGCTGGGTCTTGAAG ATTGTGTAAAAGAGATCGACGCTCAGAGAGTTTTTGGCTATGCTCTTTACAAAGATGGGAAAAGCACCAAACTTTCATATCCCTTAGAAAAATTTCATTCTGATGTGGCTGGCCGAAGCTTTCACAATGGAAGATTCATACAAAGAATGCGTGAAAAGGCTTCATCACTTTCTAA TGTGAGATTGGAACAAGGAACAGTAACTTCTCTTCTTGAGGAAAAGGGAACAATCAAAGGTGTTCAATACAGAAATAAGGCTGGTCAAGAGTTGACTTCTCATGCTCCCCTAACTATAGTTTGTGATGGCTGTTTCTCAAATCTAAGACGCTCTCTTTGCAAGCCACAG GTTGATATTCCCTCCTGTTTTGTTGGTTTGGTGTTAGAAAACTGTGATCTTCCTTATGCAAATCATGGCCATGTGATCTTGGCAGACCCTTCCCCAATCCTGTTTTACCCTATAAGCAGCACCGAAATTCGGTGTCTGGTTGATGTGCCTGGCCAAAAAGTTCCTTCTGTGGCTAATGGTGAAATGGCTACTTACTTGAAAAGTGCAGTAGCTCCTCAG ATTCCCCCGGAGTTGAATGCTTCTTTCATAGCTGCAATTGACAAAGGAAACATCAGGACCATGACAAACAGAAGCATGCCTGCCTCTCCATATCCTACTCCTGGCGCATTGTTGATGGGAGACGCATTCAACATGCGCCACCCTTTGACCGGTGGGGGAATGACCGTTGCTCTTTCGGACATTGTTGTTTTAAGGAACCTTCTAAGGCCACTCCATGATCTCCATGACTCATCTGCACTATGCAAATACCTTGAATCCTTTTACACTCTTCGTAAG CCAGTGGCATCTACCATAAACACATTGGCTGGTGCTTTGTACAAAGTGTTCTGTGCTTCCCCTGACCCTGCAAGGAAAGAGATGCGTGAAGCTTGTTTTGACTATCTTAGTCTTGGTGGCATTTGCACAAACGGACCAGTAGCTCTGCTCTCTGGTCTCAACCCATGTCCATTAAGCTTGGTTCTCCATTTTTTTGCTGTCGCTGTCTTTGGTGTCGGACGCTTATTAATTCCATTCCCTTCGCCACGAAGAATGTGGATTGGGGCCAGACTGATTTCG GGTGCATCAGGTATAATTTTTCCAATTATAAAGGCAGAAGGAGTTAGACAAATGTTCTTTCCAGTTACTGTACCAGCATATTACAGAGTTCCTCCTGTTCAATGA
- the LOC115717264 gene encoding protein NRT1/ PTR FAMILY 5.10-like: MTRTKHSPHHCNLRVECVKLIMAEDTETPMLLVRAVEGAIDYKGHQASRSNTGRWRSASFIIGAEIAERFAYYGISSNLVTYLTGSLAQSTAAAATNVNTWCATALLLPLFGAWVADSFLGRYSTIVMASLLYILGLGLLTFSALLPSLMDGFDSQTSAFTKALFFFSLYLVAVAEGGHKPCTQAFGADQFDGQDPEESKSKSSFFNWWYFGISAGATATVMILSYIQDNLSWALGFGIPCIVMIIALVVFLAGTKTYRYSIGKNEKGPFVRISSVFVAAFRNRQKTCPLDCHGFLSKQSYEQFKFLNKAMVGPNDHDCVCSIAEIEETKAILRLVPIWSTCLVYGIVCAQISTLYILQGATMDRTIVSSFKIPPASLQCFMFISIIVILPVYDRIFVPIARSLTTNPSGITMLQRIGTGILLSAISTIVAALVEMKRLTVAKEYELVDKPSVTVPMSVWWLVPQYLIFGLADVFTLVGLQEFFYDQVPLELRSIGLALYLSVTGIGHFFSGILISVIDNATSRDERDSWFSNNLNRAHLDYFYWLISGVSLIGFVTFLHFAKSYIYSRNVV; encoded by the exons ATGACACGTACAAAACATTCACCTCATCATTGTAAC TTGAGAGTTGAGTGTGTGAAACTGATAATGGCCGAAGATACCGAAACTCCGATGCTACTAGTCAGAGCTGTCGAAGGTGCCATTGATTACAAAGGCCACCAGGCTTCAAGATCCAACACGGGCCGTTGGAGATCAGCTTCTTTCATCATAGGTGCTGAGATTGCAGAGAGGTTCGCTTACTATGGGATCAGTTCAAATCTTGTCACCTATCTCACTGGGTCTCTCGCCCAGTCAACGGCGGCTGCGGCGACCAACGTCAATACATGGTGCGCTACGGCGTTGTTACTACCACTTTTTGGAGCTTGGGTGGCTGATTCTTTTCTAGGCCGGTACTCTACCATCGTCATGGCTTCTCTGCTCTACATTTTGGGACTTGGGTTGTTGACGTTTTCGGCTCTTCTGCCTTCTTTAATGGATGGTTTTGATTCCCAAACCAGCGCGTTTACTAAGGCGCtgttctttttttctttgtatCTTGTTGCAGTTGCCGAAGGTGGGCACAAGCCATGCACGCAGGCTTTTGGAGCTGACCAGTTTGATGGTCAAGATCCAGAGGAATCCAAATCCAAAAGCTCGTTCTTTAATTGGTGGTACTTTGGTATATCAGCAGGTGCTACAGCAACGGTAATGATCTTAAGCTACATTCAAGATAATCTGAGTTGGGCTCTTGGATTTGGGATTCCTTGCATAGTCATGATCATTGCCTTGGTTGTTTTCTTGGCTGGAACTAAAACTTATAGGTACAGCATTGGAAAGAATGAGAAGGGTCCTTTTGTGAGGATAAGTAGTGTATTTGTGGCAGCGTTTAGGAATAGGCAAAAGACTTGTCCTTTGGATTGCCATGGCTTCTTGTCTAAACAAAGCTATGAACAATTTAAGTTTCTTAATAAGGCTATGGTGGGACCAAATGATCATGATTGTGTTTGTAGCATAGCTGAGATTGAAGAAACAAAGGCTATACTTAGGCTTGTTCCAATATGGTCTACATGCTTGGTATATGGTATTGTGTGTGCACAAATCTCAACTTTGTATATATTACAAGGAGCCACCATGGACAGAACAATTGTGTCAAGCTTCAAAATCCCACCTGCTTCACTTCAGTGCTTCATGTTCATTTCGATTATAGTCATTCTTCCTGTGTATGACCGCATTTTTGTTCCCATTGCAAGGTCATTAACCACAAATCCATCTGGAATTACAATGCTACAAAGAATTGGAACTGGGATTCTCTTATCTGCTATATCAACTATAGTAGCAGCTTTAGTTGAGATGAAAAGGCTCACTGTTGCTAAAGAGTATGAGCTGGTGGACAAGCCAAGTGTAACGGTTCCAATGAGCGTGTGGTGGTTGGTACCACAGTATCTGATATTTGGATTAGCTGATGTTTTCACTTTGGTTGGTCTGCAAGAGTTTTTTTATGACCAAGTACCACTAGAATTGAGAAGTATAGGACTTGCGCTTTACCTTAGTGTAACTGGTATTGGGCACTTCTTTAGTGGCATTCTTATCTCTGTTATTGACAATGCAACTAGTAGAGATGAAAGAGATAGCTGGTTTTCGAATAACTTAAACCGGGCTCATCTTGATTACTTTTACTGGTTAATTTCTGGAGTAAGCCTAATAGGATTTGTTACCTTCTTGCATTTTGCAAAATCCTACATTTACAGTAGAAATGTAGTCTAA
- the LOC115704159 gene encoding uncharacterized protein LOC115704159 has protein sequence MADHTFVVGQEFSDVKAFRNAIKEAAIAQHFELRIIKSDLIRYFAKCATEGCPWRIRAVKLSNAQTFTIRSLEGTHTCGRNAHNGHHQASVDWIVSFIEERLRDDINYKPKDILHDIQKQYGITIPYKQAWRAKERGLAAIYGSSEEGYCLLPSYCEQIKKSNPGSVAEVFTTGVDNRFQRLFVSFYASICGFLNGCLPVIGLGGIQLKSKYLGTMLSATSFDADGGLYPLAFGVVDEENNESWTWFLSELHKALEMNTPNLPQLTFLSDGQKGTVDAIRRNFPRSFHAYCLRYLSESIGKEFKNSRLVHLLWKAAYATSTSGFKEKMAEIEEASSEAAKWLQQFDPSQWASVYSEGTRYGHLSSNIEEFNRWILEARELPVVQVIEQIHSKLMAEFEERRVKSNSWLSVLAPSAAKQMIESMSRASTYQVLRSDEVEFEVISAERSDIVNIGTHSCSCRDWQLHGIPCSHAVAAIISSRKDVYTFTEKCFTTASYRDSYAKEIYPIPAKIKWRKTDEAATDEDDDDARVVRPPKFRRPPGRPEKKRICVEELNREKHTVHCSRCNQTGHYKTTCKAEVMNSIEQF, from the coding sequence ATGGCGGACCATACTTTTGTTGTTGGTCAAGAGTTTTCCGATGTTAAGGCCTTCAGGAATGCAATAAAAGAAGCTGCAATTGCACAACATTTTGAGCTTCGAATTATTAAAAGCGATTTGATTCGTTACTTTGCAAAATGCGCAACAGAGGGATGCCCATGGCGAATTCGTGCTGTGAAGCTTTCTAATGCCCAGACTTTTACAATAAGAAGCCTAGAAGGTACGCATACTTGTGGTAGAAATGCACACAATGGACACCATCAAGCTTCTGTTGATTGGATTGTGAGTTTCATAGAGGAGCGTTTAAGGGATGACATTAATTATAAACCAAAGGATATATTGCATGACATACAAAAACAGTATGGAATCACAATACCATACAAGCAAGCTTGGCGTGCAAAGGAACGGGGACTTGCTGCAATTTATGGGTCTTCTGAAGAAGGTTATTGCCTGCTTCCTTCTTATTGTGAGCAGATAAAGAAGTCCAATCCTGGCAGTGTTGCAGAGGTTTTTACCACTGGTGTGGATAACCGTTTCCAGCGGCTCTTTGTTTCATTTTATGCGTCCATTTGTGGATTCCTGAATGGTTGCTTGCCTGTCATTGGACTTGGTGGAATCCAGCTTAAAAGCAAGTATCTTGGTACCATGCTTTCGGCAACTTCTTTCGATGCTGATGGAGGGTTATACCCACTTGCATTTGGTGTTGTTGATGAAGAAAATAACGAGAGCTGGACGTGGTTCTTATCAGAGTTGCATAAGGCACTTGAGATGAACACACCGAATTTACCGCAGCTTACATTTTTATCCGATGGACAGAAGGGCACTGTTGATGCAATAAGAAGGAACTTCCCGAGATCTTTCCATGCCTATTGTTTGCGCTACTTGAGTGAAAGCATTGGCAaagagttcaagaactcaaggCTGGTCCATCTTTTGTGGAAAGCTGCATATGCCACCTCTACTAGtggtttcaaagaaaaaatggcTGAAATCGAAGAGGCTTCTTCTGAAGCTGCAAAGTGGCTACAACAATTTGATCCTTCTCAATGGGCATCGGTCTATTCGGAAGGAACACGCTATGGTCATCTCTCATCGAATATTGAGGAGTTTAATAGATGGATACTTGAAGCTCGTGAATTGCCTGTAGTCCAGGTGATTGAGCAGATCCACAGTAAATTAATGGCAGAGTTTGAAGAACGCCGTGTAAAGAGCAATTCATGGCTTTCCGTACTTGCGCCATCTGCTGCAAAACAAATGATTGAATCCATGAGCCGCGCATCAACATACCAAGTTCTTCGATCTGATGAAGTTGAATTTGAAGTCATTTCAGCTGAGCGATCAGACATTGTGAACATTGGTACACATAGCTGCTCCTGCCGTGATTGGCAGCTTCATGGCATACCATGTTCCCATGCAGTTGCAGCTATCATCTCATCTCGAAAAGATGTATATACCTTCACAGAGAAGTGCTTTACAACAGCTAGTTACCGTGATAGTTATGCTAAAGAAATATACCCTATTCCTGCAAAAATCAAATGGAGAAAGACTGATGAGGCTGCTAcagatgaagatgatgatgatgctcgAGTTGTACGACCGCCAAAGTTCCGTCGACCACCAGGGCGCCCTGAAAAGAAAAGGATTTGTGTAGAGGAACTGAACCGTGAGAAACACACAGTACATTGTAGCCGGTGTAACCAAACGGGACATTACAAGACAACCTGCAAGGCAGAGGTGATGAATAGTATTGAACAATTTTAG
- the LOC115704142 gene encoding LL-diaminopimelate aminotransferase, chloroplastic → MSITQSLASSISISSSSSAFFVPTSFVPRFQNVQFPAKSIGVCKCVATPQEQETVFKTKVSRNANIGKLQAGYLFPEIARRRNAHLLKYPDAKVISLGIGDTTEPIPEVITSAMSARSHALSTREGYSGYGAEQGEKPLRTAIASTFYREFGIEDDDIFVSDGAKCDISRLQVVFGSDVTMAVQDPSYPAYVDSSVIMGQTGQFQKDVEKYANIEYMRCTPENGFFPDLSSISRTDIIFFCSPNNPTGSAATREQLTQLVKFAKDNGSIIVYDTAYALYMSEDNPRTIFEIPGAKEVAIETSSFSKYAGFTGVRLGWTVVPKQLLFSDGSPVAKDFNRIVSTCFNGASNIAQAGALACLSPEGLKAMHEVIGFYKENTEIIVETFNSLGFKVYGGKNAPYVWVHFPGRSSWDVFSEILEKTHVVTTPGSGFGPGGEGFIRVSAFGHRENVLEACRRFKQLYQ, encoded by the exons ATGTCTATTACTCAGAGCCTTGCTTCCTCCATCTCCATCTCATCCTCTTCATCTGCATTCTTCGTTCCCACCAGCTTCGTCCCCAG ATTTCAGAATGTTCAGTTTCCGGCGAAATCCATTGGGGTCTGTAAATGTGTTGCTACGCCCCAAGAACAGGAGACTG TTTTCAAGACCAAGGTTTCTCGCAATGCGAACATAGGCAAGCTCCAAGCTGGTTATCTTTTTCCGGAG ATTGCTAGAAGAAGGAACGCACACTTGCTGAAGTACCCTGATGCAAAGGTGATAAGCCTTGGAATCGGTGATACTACAGAGCCCATTCCCGAAGTTATAACATCTGCAATGTCAGCG CGATCGCATGCCTTGTCCACCCGAGAAGGTTATAGTGGTTATGGAGCTGAACAGGGTGAGAAG CCATTGAGAACTGCAATTGCTTCAACATTTTATCGTGAGTTTGGCATAGAGGATGATGACATATTTGTATCAGATGGTGCAAAATGTGATATATCACGACTTCAG GTTGTTTTCGGGTCTGACGTTACAATGGCAGTCCAAGATCCATCCTATCCG GCTTATGTAGATTCCAGTGTTATTATGGGTCAGACTGGACAGTTTCAGAAGGATGTTGAGAAATACGCAAATATTGAGTATATGAGATGTACTCCTGAAAATGGTTTCTTCCCTGATTTATCGTCTATTTCACGAacagatataatatttttttgttcgCCAAACAATCCTACTGGCTCTGCTGCAACAAGAGAACAATTGACTCAACTTGTAAAGTTTGCTAAGGATAACGGGTCAATTATAGTCTATGATACTGCGTATGCTTTATATATGTCAGAGGACAACCCCCGAACCATCTTTGAAATCCCTGGTGCCAAAGAG GTTGCCATTGAGACATCATCATTCAGTAAGTATGCTGGTTTCACTGGGGTACGATTGGGGTGGACTGTTGTTCCAAAACAACTGCTTTTCTCCGATGGATCCCCTGTTGCCAAGGACTTCAACCGCATTGTTTCGACTTGCTTCAATGGAGCATCCAACATTGCCCAAGCAGGAGCTCTGGCTTGCCTTTCACCAGAAGGCCTTAAG GCTATGCACGAGGTGATTGGTTTCTACAAAGAAAACACAGAGATAATTGTGGAGACATTCAACTCACTTGGGTTCAAGGTGTATGGAGGGAAGAATGCACCCTATGTGTGGGTTCATTTCCCCGGTCGAAGCTCATGGGATGTCTTTAgtgagattcttgagaagacTCATGTCGTTACCACGCCTGGGAGTGGTTTTGGACCCGGTGGTGAAGGTTTTATCAGGGTAAGTGCATTTGGTCATAGGGAGAATGTATTAGAGGCCTGTAGAAGATTCAAGCAGCTATACCAGTGA